In the genome of Kazachstania africana CBS 2517 chromosome 6, complete genome, the window TTTCTGGAGTATTTCAGTTTACTAGCCGGCAGACTTAAAATATTGAGTCGTAGCATATTTATCGTGAATCTGATCAGTCTTCCTTAGGAATAAAGCGAATCGAACTGTCACTTCAAACAAGCTTACTTGTAGTAAATATATGTGGTAAAGAGATCTATCAATACtaattcaatcaattcaGGATGGTCTAGTAATAATGTAGGCTTCGAAAGAGTGTTTTTTATAGATTTCAAGTACACCCATGTTTTAGGTTGCTTACTTTTTTGCTGATGCTGATAGCCCTTCGAAGAAAAGCCCGTCCATTTCTATGAACAGAAGAAGTGAAGACGATGTGACAGCAACTATTAAACACACATGTTACTCTCTCATCTCACTGACAGACTGCGTCATTATCAGGAGCTATATTTTTGCGTGGAGTGCCAATCACTGGTACAATTTCAGTCctcaaatgaaaattctaTTTGGTCTCACTAAACTGTGACAGCATTTGTACTTGCCGTAAATAAACACTTGAGACTAGACACTTAGTTCAAGCCACTGCCTCTGGAAATTACAAGTACTATTTGTTGCATAAATATCTTGCAGGAACACTTTAAAAAAGAACCAAAGTAACTAGAGTTAGAGTTTATATAGATTTCTTGACCAGCAAAAAAACATTGCATATAATAAGCTAACTAATCAAAAGTATATATTGAGAgggagaaaaaaaaagttctACACCATGGTAAAGCACTGCTAGACATTACTCCTCATCTACCAGTCTAAGTCCCTATCTTCATTCACATTAGCATTTCTTTGACCTCTTCCAGTTCTCTTAGATCTTTGTTGACCTGACGAGATAAATTggtcttcatcatcttgtTCATAACCCATACCAGTGTTGCCTTGGTTGAAACCAGCACCACTTGGTTGTTGTTGTGTGCCATATGTGTCCTTGTCGTAACCTCCCATGCCACCTTGTTGTTGACTGCCAAATTGTTGGTTACCAAAATCTTGAGCATCATCGTTCATGCCCCAAGAACCTGGTTGAGTAGTACCACTCTGGTAAGCTTGGCCACTGGATGGATAGTCCTGACCGGACTGGTAGGTTTGACCGGACTGATAGCCTCGACCAGATTGGTAGCCTTGACCGGATTGATAGCCTTGACCGGATTGCATGGAATCATCCTGGTTGAAGCcttgttgctgttgttgtcTTTGTTGACGGGTTTGACGACCTTGACGAccttgttgttgttgttggttCTCATCGTCGTTGCCGTGCAATTTTTCAgtaaatttgtttaataGGTTGGACATCTTTGTATTGTTATTGTATCTTCTATGATGATATTTCAGTAATGGAGAGATCTACAATTTAATTGCTAATGGCTCTACTTTTATATTAATTGGAAACTGGTGGAAAATTAAGGTGAATTATTCAAGATCAATTAAAAGGATACTTGTGAAGGAGATTACTAGTGGACTTCAATTTAAGGTCCATAATATTTCATGTACTTAATGAAAGGTCTGGATCATAAGACTCTAAACCTACGTAATTTCAAAAGGTTTTCGCTGACACTCCTAAGATTAAGACGATTCTAAAAATAATCGTAATTTACCTTACATTTATtcataaaaagaaattagacGCTTCACCAGCTATAGTGCGTTTGTTGATAGTTGGTTGAAACATTTTTACATATCGACTACACTTCAAGTTCTGGACGTTTTGAGATTACTCccaaattgaaaacttaTTTGACTAATAAATTCCCTTAATTCAgatcatatttttcagctgatacaaaaagaaacatcTCAATTATAGACAGGGATATAGTGGAAGTTGCATATATCAGCAAAAAGGAATGTTACTCTATGTAGTAGTGTGGTGTAAGATGGACGTGACCCTTATTACGTGTTATCCAGCTTGTTGTAACTTGAGCTCCTCTTGAATATAGAGTTAGTAACCGAGTGCCGGGACTGACACCCTCCACTTGTGGATCCATTCATTAGAGACGTATGAGCTGGTTAGCGGAAACTAGCGTACCCTTAGAAGATGGATGAATTTAAAGCGGGAGATGATGGGCTTATACCTTTTGCATGCAAGGGAAACAAGGCTTATGTTCTCCTAGCAGCTGCGGACATTATCCAGTCGTCCAAACTTCTGCTGTTCGGAGAATTAAAACACGAAGGTGGTCCTGATGTGGGTTTAATGACGCAAGAGGAGATGATATTTTTCGTAGTCAATTAGCAAAGATTCATTTGTTTTGAGGACATAATATTCATTATCGTTGCtatccttttttttttggtcaATGACGAACGACATCTTGTGGTTTATTGGGTTCCGAGTATCTTGCCCAAGAAAATATTCTCCCGCCAGTTGATGCTGATTCATTGAGGGGattattgaagattttgcTTTAAGATATGAATTTATCTTTGTGAGACAGTTTGTAGGATTAACATGTTTAATATTAAGCAAAACTAAATGGATGAGACTTAGTCGCAAGTACTTTAAAGGCTGTATTTGTTTCGAACGCTTATCTACAATTCGACGAGCAATGCCAgagaaaatcaaaatctttgatGCTTTAAGAAACTCCGGGAAATCTAGTGTCATCGATAAGCTAACTCCAGATAGGTGGCTTCCAAATGTCACAGCAGCCATAAATCTAGTTGAAAACACCACTTCTACCGATGCCGAAAGGATTAAAGCCTTTCATACTCCAAGAATTGTATCCAAAGGTAGCCATTTCGCATTTTGCTTGCCTACCAAAAGACAATACGTTAGATGCTTGATAAATTCTCGTAATGCTcttgatgatttcaatttatccTTAGACGACAATCTTATCAAGATATTCAATGGAGAGAAAGTATACTacgataaagaaaagaatattttctcCTATAGTCTAGCATATGCAGGTTTCCAATTTGGAGAATTCGCGGGACAGCTAGGTGACGGTAGATTGGTAAATTTGTTTGACCTACCCGACAAAAGCAAAACATACCAGACATTCCAGTTGAAAGGATGTGGTATAACTCCGTTCTCACGATTTGGGGATGGTAAAGCAGTCTTAAGGTCAAGTATAAGAGAATTTATCATTAGCGAGgctcttttcaatatagGTATTCCATCAACAAGGGCAATTCAATTGTCATCTTTGCCTGGAACAAAAGCTCTTAGAAATGGTATGGAACCATGTGCTGTAGTTTGTAGATTCGCTCC includes:
- the GRE1 gene encoding Gre1p (similar to Saccharomyces cerevisiae SIP18 (YMR175W) and GRE1 (YPL223C); ancestral locus Anc_6.246); the encoded protein is MSNLLNKFTEKLHGNDDENQQQQQGRQGRQTRQQRQQQQQGFNQDDSMQSGQGYQSGQGYQSGRGYQSGQTYQSGQDYPSSGQAYQSGTTQPGSWGMNDDAQDFGNQQFGSQQQGGMGGYDKDTYGTQQQPSGAGFNQGNTGMGYEQDDEDQFISSGQQRSKRTGRGQRNANVNEDRDLDW